A window of Ruania suaedae contains these coding sequences:
- a CDS encoding putative transporter small subunit: protein MDFSALIMTLYILVWPVIVAGTLFVIVRSFTKEARAAKRDGRTMI, encoded by the coding sequence ATGGACTTCTCTGCTTTGATCATGACCCTGTACATCCTGGTGTGGCCTGTCATCGTCGCCGGCACGTTGTTCGTCATCGTGCGGTCCTTCACGAAGGAGGCACGCGCGGCCAAGCGGGATGGCCGGACGATGATCTGA